From Halogeometricum sp. S1BR25-6:
GACGCGGCGCTGGACATCATTGAGCGATTCGACTCCTACACCGAGGTGTCACCGTCCGGTACCGGCTATCACGTCCTGATCACTGGCGCACTCCCCGAGGGGCGGAACCGGCGCGGGAGCGTCGAATTGTACGACACGGCACGCTTTTTCACCGTCACTGGCGACCACGTCGAGTGGACACCAACGCGCGTTGCACGCCGGCAGGACGCGCTCACAGCGATTCACCGCGAGTACGTCCAGGACACAGAGCGTGACACAGCCTCCGAGTCCGAACAGCGTGATGGCACTGACGCCCGGTCACCGACGACCGACGCAGCCGACGTCGACGTCGACCTCGAAGACGAGGACCTCCTCGAAAAAGCGCGAAACGCATCGAACGGCGAGAAGTTCGAGCGGCTCTGGAACGGGAATACGGTCGGCTACGACAGTCAGTCCGAGGCCGACATGGCGCTGTGCTGTTTGCTGGCGTTCTGGACCGGTGGTGACCGGACCCAAATGGAGCAGCTGTTCCGCCAGTCGGGATTGATGCGGGAGAAGTGGGACGAGGTCCACTACGCTGACGGGTCGACGTACGGCGAGAAGACCATCGAGCGAGCGATTGCGACCACGTCGGAGTTCTACGACCCGGACGCCGGCGGCGATACCGAAGATTCTCACGGCCAACCTGACGGGGTCACTGCTGGTAGTACGCCAGACGACGCAGACCGGAGTCGTGCGTATCTGGCGGAGAAAAACCGCTTGTTGAGCGAGCGCGTCGACGAACTCGAGGCAACACTCGAACAGAAGACTGAGCGGATCGAGACCCTCGAAACAGAGATCGAGCGCCTCACCGACGACCGCGAAGCCCGTGAGCAGGAGACTGCGCAATCCCACGAGGAAGACTCCGGTACGGGGAACGAGACCGGTGATGACTCAGAGCCAGCCTCGCTGTTGCATCGATTCTTCGGTGGCCAATCTTAGTAGTGGCGCCGCTTCACCGCCATCCGAAAACCTCTCTCGAGCGTTCTGATTCTGCGAGCCGAGAAGATTAACCAACAGACTCGCTATATCGCGCTATTTGTTGGTTAACTACGCTCAATCTCGCCGCAAAATGGGGGCTATCGCAGGATACTGTTGTTCGGGAAACTATTCCTCGAAGTAAGAACTATATCCTTAGACCTGCAATTCTGAGTATGTCCGAGACAGACGCCGCCGATGGGCCACCTCCCTTTGAGGATGCGTTCGCCAGCGACGACGTCGAACAACGCATCTACGGCACCATCCTGCAGACCCGCGAGCCGACGACGGCAAGCGCGATCGCCGACAGCGCCGACTGTGACCCCAAGACCGCCCGGAAGTATCTGGGCTGGTTCGACGACCTCGGCATCGTCACCCGACACGATGGCCATCCAGCCACCTACGAGCGTAATGACGCGTACTTCGAGTGGCGACGCATCAACCAGCTCGCAGCCGACCATTCTGTCGAGGAACTCCAGGATCGCGTTCGTGAGCTGACAACGCGCATCACCGAGTATGAGGAGGCGTACGACGCCGCGTCACCGGCTGCCGTCGACGCCGTTACCGCCGCGGAAGCCAGCGACGAACGGACCATCGACGACGTGTACAGCGACCTCGGCGACTGGGCGACCGCCCGCGAAGAGCGAGACTGCTACGAACGGGCGCGCCAGCAACGCACGGGTAGCGAACGCGAACAGGCATCCGGGTAGCCCGCTCGATGGTGCCACCGACAGGCGATGGTGGGAGCCCGGCCCCCATCGATCGCCCAATCCTCGAGTTCCTTCAGACACGGCTCCAAGCGACGAGGCAGGTCTCCGAAGCGGTCATCACGGATGCAAGCGGCCATCTCGGGCTTCAGGTCGTCTTTGCCTCATCGTACTACCCAGCACCCGTCGACGACGCAACCCTGACTGTCCGCTGGTACACGAACGACGACTTCACAATCCACTATCGAGAGGTCCATTCGGAGCACACCTGGGAATGCCGATGGGATCAGCATCCGAACCCCCACAATACGCGCGACCACGTCCATCCCCCGCCCACCGCCCCGACACCCGGTGATGATGACTCCTGGCCGACCGATCATCGTGATGTCCTGCAACTGGTCCTCGACGAGGTCGAAGACCGGATTGCAGTACTGTGGGACGAATAGACGACTCCCCCGCAGTGGCGTTTATCGCGCCGACCAAGGGTGACGGCGCTCAGCCCGATAGGCACCACCACGAGAGCCGTCGTGGTGTCCAGTCTGGTGTCAGCTGAG
This genomic window contains:
- a CDS encoding DUF7342 family protein — protein: MSETDAADGPPPFEDAFASDDVEQRIYGTILQTREPTTASAIADSADCDPKTARKYLGWFDDLGIVTRHDGHPATYERNDAYFEWRRINQLAADHSVEELQDRVRELTTRITEYEEAYDAASPAAVDAVTAAEASDERTIDDVYSDLGDWATAREERDCYERARQQRTGSEREQASG